One window of the Candidatus Neomarinimicrobiota bacterium genome contains the following:
- the cyoE gene encoding heme o synthase yields MSTNNPSSKVKSPPPETVFYSIWLRRFSKFTALATLLLIFVGGLVTSTGSGLSVPDWPNTYGYFMFSFPFSKWVGGIFYEHLHRLVASFVGLLTLVFAFWLWKSDEQLWLKNLGWGALVAVITQGVLGGITVLFLLPTPVSVTHGVVAQSFFCVIIAMAYFLSSEWKHDEAPLTHPGNESFFRWTALAASFIFAQLILGAVMRHTGSGLAIMDYPLATGRLIPAFNGDTLFIVNDARFDLGLDSVTLSQITIHFVHRLGALLASIGIIGVAILGVRNYSQEKRIAWPALFLAALLAIQLTLAGFIVWSGRNPVITTFHVWTGALMLGTSVLLSLRSYRILGINFWPIARSVPSGVAARTRQLVISFFELTKPGITGLVLVAAGIGFYLALNEAGSSLGDNVGRLIHLLIGTALVSGGVGALNEFIERDDDLRMYRTMERPVPAGHLSPFVAMMFGTVISICGIAYLAIALNVLTSLLAFATLVLYLYVYTPLKKKTTLNTLVGAVPGALPPMGGWVAAGGDLTLGAWILFGILFLWQIPHFFSIGWLYRNDYKRTGFRMVPVTDDTGRATALYVIMFCLALLGCSLSLSFVGITGGVYLAGATLLGLVFLAAGTNLALKKTDKSARQLLIASVIYLPLLLIVMVLDVGIIG; encoded by the coding sequence TTGAGCACCAATAATCCGTCATCTAAAGTAAAGTCCCCTCCACCTGAGACGGTATTTTACTCCATCTGGTTAAGGCGGTTTTCAAAGTTTACCGCCTTAGCCACCCTTTTACTGATTTTTGTCGGCGGGCTCGTGACAAGCACCGGCTCGGGACTTTCTGTCCCCGACTGGCCGAACACCTACGGTTACTTCATGTTCAGTTTCCCGTTCTCCAAGTGGGTGGGAGGCATTTTCTACGAACACCTGCACAGGCTTGTAGCTTCATTCGTCGGTCTTTTGACGCTTGTTTTCGCCTTCTGGCTCTGGAAATCAGATGAGCAACTGTGGCTCAAGAACCTCGGCTGGGGAGCGCTGGTGGCAGTGATAACTCAGGGAGTTCTAGGCGGTATCACAGTGCTCTTTCTTCTGCCTACACCCGTTTCCGTCACCCACGGAGTCGTCGCTCAGAGCTTCTTCTGTGTTATCATTGCAATGGCGTACTTTCTCTCTTCAGAATGGAAGCACGATGAGGCTCCGCTGACGCACCCCGGAAATGAGTCTTTCTTCCGCTGGACGGCACTGGCAGCATCCTTTATCTTTGCCCAGTTGATTCTCGGTGCCGTCATGCGCCACACAGGATCAGGGCTGGCAATTATGGACTATCCGCTGGCTACCGGCAGGCTGATCCCCGCCTTCAATGGAGATACCTTATTTATCGTCAACGATGCACGCTTCGATCTCGGGCTAGACAGTGTAACACTTTCTCAGATTACGATCCACTTTGTGCACCGGCTCGGTGCACTGCTGGCTTCGATTGGCATAATAGGCGTAGCGATCCTGGGAGTCCGGAATTACAGTCAGGAGAAGAGGATAGCGTGGCCGGCACTCTTCCTGGCGGCGCTGTTGGCCATTCAGCTTACACTGGCAGGTTTTATCGTCTGGAGCGGAAGGAATCCGGTCATCACCACGTTTCATGTCTGGACGGGTGCACTCATGCTTGGCACTTCGGTGTTGCTGAGTCTGCGGAGTTACCGGATCCTCGGGATAAACTTTTGGCCCATCGCCCGTTCCGTTCCGTCCGGAGTTGCTGCACGGACACGACAATTGGTAATCAGCTTCTTCGAATTAACGAAGCCGGGCATCACTGGTCTCGTCCTCGTGGCCGCCGGCATAGGGTTCTACCTGGCGCTGAACGAGGCGGGATCGTCCCTCGGAGATAATGTCGGCCGTCTCATCCATCTTCTCATTGGGACGGCTCTGGTTTCGGGAGGCGTTGGCGCCCTCAACGAATTTATTGAACGCGATGATGACTTGCGGATGTATCGTACCATGGAAAGGCCCGTTCCTGCGGGGCACCTTTCACCGTTTGTGGCAATGATGTTTGGAACTGTGATATCTATCTGTGGCATCGCATATCTGGCAATCGCTCTTAACGTTCTGACCAGTCTGCTGGCATTCGCTACTCTGGTACTGTACCTCTATGTCTACACACCGCTGAAAAAGAAGACGACGCTTAATACACTGGTGGGGGCGGTCCCCGGTGCCCTGCCGCCCATGGGAGGGTGGGTTGCCGCAGGCGGTGATCTTACATTAGGAGCGTGGATACTTTTTGGCATCCTTTTCCTGTGGCAAATCCCCCATTTTTTTTCTATCGGCTGGCTATACCGCAATGACTATAAGCGTACTGGATTCCGGATGGTTCCCGTTACGGATGATACAGGGCGCGCGACAGCACTGTATGTGATAATGTTCTGTCTGGCGCTCCTTGGTTGCAGCCTATCCCTTTCATTCGTTGGTATCACAGGCGGAGTTTATCTGGCTGGGGCGACTCTTCTCGGATTGGTTTTTCTGGCTGCCGGCACGAACCTGGCGCTGAAGAAGACAGACAAGAGCGCCAGACAACTGCTCATTGCCTCAGTTATCTACCTGCCGTTGCTCCTCATTGTAATGGTCCTCGATGTCGGAATCATCGGATAG
- a CDS encoding cytochrome b N-terminal domain-containing protein: protein MSEKSKKNIFERFGESAVWKSIFRSGVPRSRRQRMMSVLNSVFLHLHPVRLPRHAIKLKFTWCMGGLSFFLFLVLTISGILLMFYYRPTVEYAYVDMIDLGEQVPLGIMREIHRWGAHAMVITVWLHMFRVFMTGSYKPPREFNWAVGVILLTLTLLLSFTGYLLPWDQLAIWAITVGTNMARATPFLGHEGPGAALLSLGDINFVHAASDVRFALLGGRFVGEAALLRFYVLHCIGFPFIIMILMAVHFWRIRKDGGISGPT from the coding sequence ATGAGCGAGAAATCTAAGAAGAACATTTTCGAACGATTCGGTGAGTCGGCTGTCTGGAAGTCGATTTTTAGATCTGGCGTGCCGCGCTCCCGCCGCCAGCGGATGATGTCGGTGCTTAACAGTGTTTTCTTGCATCTTCATCCTGTTCGCCTGCCGCGACACGCCATCAAGCTCAAGTTCACCTGGTGTATGGGTGGACTATCGTTCTTTCTCTTCCTGGTGCTCACAATTTCTGGTATCCTCCTCATGTTCTATTACCGTCCCACCGTGGAATATGCTTATGTGGATATGATAGACCTTGGCGAACAGGTACCTCTCGGCATCATGCGGGAGATCCATCGCTGGGGAGCGCATGCAATGGTCATCACAGTCTGGCTGCACATGTTCAGGGTATTCATGACCGGATCGTACAAACCGCCGCGGGAGTTCAATTGGGCGGTGGGTGTTATTCTTCTCACCCTGACGCTGCTACTCAGTTTTACAGGCTACCTTCTGCCGTGGGATCAGCTTGCCATCTGGGCGATCACAGTGGGTACCAACATGGCCCGAGCAACACCCTTTCTTGGCCATGAGGGGCCCGGGGCTGCTCTGCTCAGCCTGGGTGACATCAACTTCGTACACGCTGCCAGCGATGTTCGCTTTGCATTGCTGGGTGGTCGCTTTGTCGGCGAAGCAGCACTGTTAAGATTTTATGTGCTGCATTGCATTGGATTTCCGTTCATCATCATGATTCTGATGGCGGTTCACTTTTGGAGAATAAGGAAAGACGGCGGTATCTCGGGACCGACCTAA
- a CDS encoding c-type cytochrome yields the protein MEKQERFYNILKLNKLFGISSIVFLLLLVWTFVDDYDRDWKDYQREFRQLEVASTKGQLDGELEKLNALEEYKEAQGNLDAAGNALKEKEDDLKILEKQLRKLEAEHYQVEQVYNFTKAEYDVVKYEHEEAVGRGHGNPEETGQKLDRYEIDLNQKRLIVEEAERHMFEKRDTIRSHREEVKEADTRLSQLRRQASILERKLSVVDPAAMSFANRIGDKVRDLPVLDFLSPYYKVDQVVLKDITEDINFMEIPKVDRCTTCHQGITEPGYEDASQPFTTHPDLALYLNNDSPHPLESFGCTSCHAGRGRGTDFSTAAHTPGSHEQEEEWIEKYDWHEMHHWEQPMFPVKYTEAGCFKCHSNEIYIRGADKLNLGTNLVERAGCFGCHTIERYKNKRRIGPDLNKISSKVNKDWTYLWIKNPKSFRHNSWMPDFFGLFNNSDPESVARTDQEINAIVHYLFKNSGDFPLDRIPRRGNSERGEDLVNSLGCLGCHRVESEAIEEATTLQTLRLDHGPNLIGLASKTEAEWIYSWLREPERYFPRTKMPNLRLSVTEAADITAYLMTMGNGDFLEQTVPPVDEDQIDEITMAFLTRMFSDYDSRQKLTEMTLEDKLDYTGEKLIRSYGCFGCHNIPGFEEEKPIGTELTEEGSKEVAKLDFGLLDIEHSRKAWFTQKLLHPRSFDENKVKGPYERLKMPDFEFSEQEVEAIVTAILGFVKTSYGVKPARSVNPDVHMGQWLVREYNCQGCHLIEHDGGVIRSTITQWLMDVNGIGHEAALEVTVDFSPPDLHTQGAKTQPDWLFDFFKEPTTLIRPNLRVRMPTFYFDDDEWNSVIKYFQFLDEEDNAYESPHRVDTKSVRFKAGKRLQEKDMGACFKCHFYGTEFPQQTPDTWAPNLVLTKERLRPAWVMEWLRDPQRIMPGTKMPEPYIPAADELLQDNAASIFGRELVSLKGDSLSMLWGLTDYLYALPGKTDITSEIKNFFAENGYQLLKQEEEEGDEWDEWEEEDEWED from the coding sequence GTGGAAAAACAGGAACGATTCTACAATATCCTCAAGCTGAATAAGCTGTTCGGTATCTCAAGTATCGTCTTCTTGCTTCTTCTTGTCTGGACATTTGTCGATGACTACGATAGAGACTGGAAGGACTACCAGAGAGAATTTCGTCAGTTGGAGGTTGCCAGTACTAAAGGACAGCTTGACGGTGAGCTGGAGAAACTGAACGCTCTCGAAGAATACAAGGAAGCTCAAGGAAACTTAGATGCCGCCGGAAACGCACTAAAGGAAAAAGAAGACGATCTGAAAATTTTGGAGAAGCAGCTTAGGAAATTGGAAGCTGAACACTATCAAGTTGAACAGGTATACAATTTCACAAAGGCTGAGTATGATGTGGTAAAATACGAGCACGAAGAGGCTGTAGGGAGGGGTCACGGTAATCCGGAAGAAACTGGACAGAAATTGGATCGCTATGAAATAGATCTGAATCAGAAACGACTCATCGTAGAAGAAGCAGAGCGTCATATGTTTGAGAAACGTGACACGATTCGTTCTCACCGTGAGGAAGTAAAGGAGGCGGACACCCGACTCTCACAGCTTCGCCGTCAGGCCAGCATCTTAGAACGCAAATTGAGTGTAGTCGATCCGGCGGCCATGAGTTTCGCCAACAGGATTGGCGATAAGGTGCGTGATCTCCCTGTCCTGGACTTCCTCTCTCCTTATTACAAGGTAGACCAGGTGGTCTTGAAGGATATCACAGAAGATATCAACTTCATGGAGATACCAAAGGTGGACCGGTGCACCACATGTCACCAAGGGATCACCGAGCCTGGCTATGAAGATGCTTCTCAGCCGTTCACAACCCATCCGGATCTTGCTCTCTATCTTAATAACGATTCGCCACATCCGCTGGAATCTTTCGGTTGTACCAGCTGCCACGCCGGCCGGGGGAGAGGCACCGATTTCTCCACTGCGGCGCACACTCCCGGCTCTCACGAGCAAGAAGAGGAGTGGATTGAGAAGTACGACTGGCATGAGATGCACCATTGGGAGCAGCCGATGTTTCCCGTCAAGTACACAGAAGCCGGCTGTTTCAAATGCCATTCAAATGAAATTTACATCCGAGGTGCGGACAAACTGAACCTGGGAACGAATCTCGTTGAACGAGCTGGATGTTTCGGGTGCCATACCATCGAGCGTTACAAGAACAAACGACGGATAGGCCCCGATCTGAATAAGATTTCCTCGAAAGTGAACAAAGATTGGACTTACCTCTGGATAAAAAATCCCAAGTCGTTTCGTCATAATTCATGGATGCCGGATTTCTTTGGTCTATTTAACAACAGTGATCCAGAATCTGTTGCCAGAACAGATCAGGAAATAAATGCCATTGTGCACTACCTATTCAAGAACAGTGGAGACTTTCCGCTTGACAGGATTCCGAGACGTGGAAATTCCGAGCGAGGGGAAGATCTGGTCAACTCTCTTGGATGTCTCGGCTGCCACAGGGTTGAATCCGAGGCGATTGAAGAAGCGACTACCCTCCAGACATTACGGCTGGATCATGGTCCCAATCTTATTGGGCTAGCTTCTAAAACGGAAGCCGAATGGATCTACAGCTGGCTTAGGGAGCCGGAGCGTTACTTCCCGCGGACGAAAATGCCGAATCTGAGACTCTCGGTGACTGAGGCGGCTGACATCACGGCGTATCTCATGACTATGGGCAATGGAGATTTCCTCGAACAGACTGTCCCACCAGTTGATGAAGACCAGATCGATGAGATCACCATGGCTTTTCTCACTAGAATGTTCTCGGATTACGACTCCAGGCAAAAACTAACGGAAATGACGCTGGAAGATAAACTCGACTATACGGGTGAAAAACTAATCAGGTCTTACGGCTGTTTTGGTTGTCACAATATCCCTGGCTTTGAAGAAGAGAAGCCTATCGGGACGGAATTGACCGAAGAGGGGAGCAAGGAAGTCGCAAAACTGGACTTTGGCCTTCTGGACATCGAACACAGCCGCAAGGCGTGGTTCACGCAGAAACTTCTGCATCCCCGGAGCTTCGATGAAAACAAAGTAAAAGGCCCTTATGAGCGTCTTAAGATGCCGGACTTTGAGTTTTCTGAGCAAGAAGTAGAAGCAATTGTCACGGCCATTCTCGGTTTCGTCAAAACGTCTTACGGTGTGAAGCCGGCAAGATCCGTCAATCCTGATGTTCATATGGGTCAGTGGCTGGTGCGGGAGTACAACTGCCAGGGGTGCCATCTCATTGAACATGACGGAGGAGTTATCCGTTCCACCATTACACAGTGGCTTATGGATGTGAACGGTATCGGTCATGAAGCGGCCCTGGAGGTTACGGTCGATTTCAGTCCGCCTGACCTTCATACGCAAGGGGCCAAGACACAGCCGGACTGGCTCTTCGATTTCTTCAAGGAACCGACAACACTCATACGGCCCAATCTCAGGGTACGAATGCCTACATTCTATTTTGACGATGATGAGTGGAATTCGGTGATTAAATATTTTCAGTTTTTAGATGAAGAGGATAATGCCTACGAATCGCCACACCGGGTGGATACGAAGTCGGTGCGGTTCAAAGCTGGCAAGAGGCTTCAGGAGAAGGACATGGGTGCGTGCTTCAAGTGTCATTTTTATGGAACGGAGTTTCCCCAGCAAACCCCCGACACGTGGGCGCCGAATCTGGTCCTGACTAAGGAACGTCTCAGACCGGCATGGGTGATGGAATGGCTTCGTGATCCTCAAAGGATCATGCCGGGAACGAAGATGCCCGAGCCGTACATTCCCGCGGCAGACGAATTGTTGCAGGATAACGCCGCTAGCATCTTTGGTAGAGAGCTTGTTTCCCTCAAAGGGGACAGTCTATCTATGCTCTGGGGTTTGACGGATTATCTCTACGCTCTGCCCGGCAAAACTGATATCACTTCAGAGATCAAAAACTTCTTTGCCGAGAACGGCTACCAGCTGTTAAAACAGGAAGAGGAAGAAGGCGACGAGTGGGATGAATGGGAAGAAGAAGACGAGTGGGAAGACTAG
- a CDS encoding carboxypeptidase regulatory-like domain-containing protein, which translates to MKRSSVITAIFVIAISGLYGGGIKGTMKYEGEVPKMGDLKKKMASDKVCDMMHDSPVRDEWLLAGPDGELKNVFVYVKEGVKGDYETPSEAAIIDQKGCVYKPHVLGVQAGQPIDILNSDGTLHNVHALPKKSGNAKFNMAMPGAVKKITKKFNTPEIMVKIKCDVHPWMKTFVGVVDHPFYAVTAEDGSYEIKGLPAGTYTIEVWHEKMSGMEVWHEKKLAKTATVTIKSDEMATADFTLIRPDKKKK; encoded by the coding sequence TTGAAACGATCCTCGGTTATAACAGCTATTTTTGTTATAGCTATCTCAGGCCTCTATGGAGGTGGCATCAAGGGGACGATGAAGTATGAAGGCGAGGTGCCGAAAATGGGGGACCTTAAGAAGAAGATGGCGTCGGATAAGGTCTGCGATATGATGCACGATTCACCAGTACGAGATGAATGGCTTCTGGCCGGACCGGACGGCGAACTTAAGAATGTGTTCGTCTATGTGAAGGAAGGAGTGAAGGGGGATTATGAGACTCCGTCGGAAGCGGCGATCATTGACCAGAAAGGCTGTGTCTACAAGCCGCACGTGCTGGGCGTTCAGGCAGGTCAGCCGATAGATATCTTGAACAGTGACGGTACTCTGCATAATGTCCATGCACTGCCGAAGAAAAGCGGCAACGCAAAGTTCAATATGGCGATGCCGGGCGCCGTCAAGAAGATCACCAAGAAGTTTAACACTCCGGAAATCATGGTGAAGATCAAGTGCGACGTCCACCCCTGGATGAAAACGTTTGTTGGTGTGGTCGATCACCCGTTCTATGCCGTGACGGCTGAAGACGGTTCCTATGAAATCAAGGGGTTGCCTGCGGGAACATACACTATTGAAGTGTGGCACGAGAAAATGTCAGGAATGGAAGTGTGGCACGAGAAAAAGCTGGCCAAAACGGCCACTGTCACTATCAAGAGTGATGAGATGGCCACAGCCGATTTTACACTGATACGACCGGACAAGAAGAAGAAATAG
- a CDS encoding cytochrome C, whose translation MEVFKHFINGITHPTIMLTAILVVFPFIFPPSDFFEKWNRRLRLDFFWTKKGLIVVLALFFAFFAIGVSDENSRLIFLKPDNVPIVGLLILVHAFLWLSMNQARNNDELLQAGEKPAEYHDPEDKVLVWPDLVYIEFISLILLMSLLLIWSIGLEAPLEEPANPTNSPNPAKAPWYFLGLQEMLVYFDPWLAGVVFPSIMIIGLMAIPYIDINKEGAGFYSYRQRRMAISIFMFGWLWLWVNLILVGTFLRGPNWNFFGPFEFWDPHKLEALVNINLSEFIYIKLFGIGLPGNILLREIFGFIVVFGYFLVLPPILAKTVFKQLYQALGNFKYGVFIFLVLSMISLPLKMYLRWIFNLKYLIAIPEFFFNI comes from the coding sequence ATGGAAGTCTTCAAGCATTTTATTAACGGTATTACCCATCCCACCATTATGCTGACAGCTATTCTTGTCGTTTTTCCGTTTATTTTTCCACCCTCAGATTTCTTTGAGAAGTGGAACCGCCGACTGCGATTGGACTTCTTCTGGACAAAAAAGGGGCTGATCGTAGTTCTGGCACTGTTCTTCGCATTCTTTGCCATCGGCGTAAGCGATGAAAACTCGCGGCTGATTTTCCTGAAACCGGATAATGTACCTATTGTCGGTCTCCTTATACTGGTGCATGCATTTCTCTGGCTGAGTATGAACCAGGCCAGGAACAATGACGAACTGTTGCAGGCGGGTGAGAAGCCAGCCGAATATCACGATCCTGAAGATAAAGTTCTGGTCTGGCCAGATCTCGTCTATATTGAATTCATTTCGCTGATTCTTCTCATGTCTCTGCTGCTCATTTGGTCCATCGGCTTGGAGGCACCGCTAGAAGAACCGGCAAATCCCACCAACTCACCGAATCCCGCCAAGGCGCCGTGGTACTTCCTTGGCCTGCAGGAGATGCTGGTTTACTTTGACCCGTGGTTAGCTGGTGTTGTATTCCCCTCAATTATGATCATTGGTCTCATGGCCATACCGTATATTGATATTAATAAGGAAGGGGCAGGATTTTACAGCTACAGGCAGCGGCGGATGGCAATCTCCATCTTCATGTTCGGCTGGCTCTGGCTGTGGGTAAACCTGATTCTGGTGGGGACATTCCTGCGCGGTCCAAACTGGAACTTTTTCGGTCCGTTTGAATTCTGGGATCCTCACAAGCTTGAGGCACTCGTAAATATCAACCTGTCAGAATTTATCTATATCAAGTTGTTCGGGATAGGATTGCCGGGGAATATCCTGTTAAGAGAAATATTCGGATTCATCGTCGTCTTCGGCTATTTCCTTGTTTTACCACCGATTCTGGCGAAGACAGTGTTCAAACAGTTGTATCAAGCCTTGGGTAATTTCAAGTACGGTGTCTTTATCTTTCTTGTCCTCAGTATGATATCACTACCGCTGAAGATGTACCTGAGGTGGATCTTCAATCTTAAGTATCTGATAGCCATTCCCGAATTCTTTTTCAATATTTAG